One stretch of Aquipuribacter hungaricus DNA includes these proteins:
- a CDS encoding PD-(D/E)XK nuclease family protein — translation MAFSRGTVIRPEAGGSLAAALGRAVTAAQAGDPLAPVEVVVPTSLAGVTLRRGSAGPRGWANVRFGSLPQLAERLCTVELALGPGPARRPLTALDRRRAVAEMLAAAATSPLVAAARRQRATADLLAGAFTELDDARVGPGQAALSPRGDEVRLLHTAYRSQIAGLLTGPEVMALAAAVASRDPLPPVVLVAAGPLRPDERSFLDAFGARLTVVIAPAAHPGTLEWLGAEPTSPASPVTAVTLAPDPEEEVRIAVRAAVAHLQEHGCRPERIGIAYVSPEPYTRLLSEQLTAAGLPHHVTGDRNLAQTLTGRALTGLMALHARGLPRADLLRWMSDGPRVDGDGRRLPVTRWERVSREAGVSRGPAQWQQRLSRHADELRARALTEGADTARLDREVADAESLLVEVQRLDALVTAVDAAPGWREASDALVVLVRGVMGTRAQVDGWSAREGSDSPEVALEQAACDAVLDSLRAVSTTPTPFSDAALRSELEDALGSGVRSATTLGRGLLLAPVASFTGADLDLLLVLGCTEDALPARRRENPLLRDDDRTALSPSLATVASRRVVERTRWAAALACSGEVRLSYPRADPRSQRRQFASPWLLAEASRLHGSTVTAAALDGDIVDAPWLACPPSFEASLRGATTRLNLQELDVAAALHGDVDALAAADPRLQRGLEAARSRRAGSFDAWSGGVDALPAELRAGVDAHLSATKLQVWATCPAQHLFGTVLRVRPLEDRGAGDTIDARDKGTLVHDVLETLVRSRLPEDGTAGLDPQQEWTPEDVAEAVALLEAKAADLTQRGLTGREILWAAQLSRLRRTLLRILAVDSDLRRSRRSTPVATEAAFGRDGADPLVVTLPRQGQVPFTGSIDRVDRTDDGDLVVIDYKTGSGSGYDAIPKHPSLDEAADLVDRGKKLQLLLYGLAARQLEGLPEAAVQAWFWFVEQGALQRGGPVGAHQERRLLEVLDVTVGGIRDGVYPAHPGPESWRSNRQGWENCTYCPFDRVCPTGRAEAWTRLRTAAPVRPYATLVDPEPAADPATHPAADRVVDPEATL, via the coding sequence ATGGCCTTTTCCCGCGGGACCGTCATCCGCCCCGAGGCCGGTGGGAGCCTCGCCGCAGCGCTGGGCCGGGCCGTCACCGCAGCCCAGGCGGGCGACCCGCTCGCCCCGGTGGAGGTCGTGGTGCCGACCTCGCTGGCGGGGGTCACCCTGCGCCGGGGGTCGGCCGGGCCGCGGGGGTGGGCCAACGTGCGGTTCGGCTCTCTGCCGCAGCTGGCGGAGCGCCTCTGCACGGTGGAGCTCGCCCTCGGGCCGGGCCCCGCCCGCCGCCCGCTGACCGCCCTCGACCGGCGCCGGGCCGTCGCAGAGATGCTCGCCGCCGCGGCCACCTCACCGCTGGTGGCGGCCGCCCGACGCCAACGCGCGACCGCCGACCTGCTCGCTGGGGCGTTCACCGAGCTCGACGACGCCAGGGTCGGCCCGGGCCAGGCCGCGCTGAGCCCTCGCGGCGACGAGGTGCGGCTCCTGCACACCGCCTACCGGTCGCAGATCGCAGGCCTGCTGACCGGGCCGGAGGTGATGGCGCTCGCCGCCGCCGTGGCCTCCCGTGACCCGCTGCCGCCGGTCGTCCTCGTGGCGGCCGGTCCACTGCGGCCCGACGAGCGGTCGTTCCTGGACGCGTTCGGGGCGCGCCTGACCGTCGTCATCGCCCCGGCTGCCCACCCCGGGACCCTGGAGTGGCTCGGGGCGGAGCCGACGTCCCCGGCCTCCCCGGTGACGGCCGTGACGCTGGCCCCCGATCCGGAGGAGGAGGTCAGGATCGCCGTCCGCGCCGCGGTGGCGCACCTGCAGGAGCACGGGTGCCGGCCCGAGCGGATCGGTATTGCCTACGTCTCCCCCGAGCCCTACACCCGGCTGCTGTCCGAGCAGCTCACGGCCGCCGGCCTCCCGCACCACGTGACGGGGGACCGGAACCTCGCCCAGACGCTCACCGGCCGGGCCCTCACCGGCCTCATGGCGCTGCACGCCCGCGGCCTGCCCCGGGCGGACCTGCTGCGGTGGATGTCCGACGGTCCCCGCGTGGACGGCGACGGTCGGCGGCTGCCGGTGACCCGCTGGGAGCGGGTGTCTCGCGAGGCCGGGGTCTCCCGGGGGCCGGCGCAGTGGCAGCAGCGGCTCTCCCGGCACGCGGACGAGCTGCGCGCCCGCGCCCTCACCGAGGGGGCGGACACCGCTCGCCTCGACCGGGAGGTCGCGGACGCAGAGAGCCTGCTGGTCGAGGTGCAGCGCCTCGACGCCCTGGTCACCGCCGTCGACGCCGCTCCCGGCTGGCGCGAGGCGAGCGACGCGCTCGTCGTCCTGGTGCGCGGGGTCATGGGCACCCGCGCGCAGGTCGACGGCTGGTCCGCCCGCGAGGGGTCGGACTCCCCCGAGGTCGCGCTCGAGCAGGCCGCGTGCGACGCCGTGCTCGACAGCCTGCGCGCGGTGTCCACCACCCCCACCCCCTTCAGCGACGCCGCCCTGAGGTCGGAGCTGGAGGACGCCCTGGGCTCAGGGGTCCGCAGCGCGACGACCCTGGGCCGTGGGCTCCTCCTTGCCCCGGTGGCGTCTTTCACCGGGGCCGACCTGGACCTGCTGCTCGTCCTCGGCTGCACCGAGGACGCCCTCCCGGCCCGACGCCGGGAGAACCCGCTGCTGCGGGACGACGACCGGACCGCGCTCTCGCCGTCGCTGGCCACGGTGGCCTCCCGCCGGGTCGTCGAGCGGACCCGGTGGGCGGCGGCCCTGGCCTGCTCCGGTGAGGTCCGGCTGTCCTACCCGCGGGCCGACCCCCGCTCGCAGCGACGCCAGTTCGCCTCCCCCTGGCTCCTCGCCGAGGCGAGCCGCCTGCACGGCAGCACCGTGACCGCCGCGGCCCTGGACGGCGACATCGTCGACGCGCCCTGGCTCGCCTGCCCGCCGTCGTTCGAGGCCTCCCTCCGGGGTGCGACCACACGGCTGAACCTGCAGGAGCTCGACGTCGCCGCCGCGCTGCACGGGGACGTGGACGCGCTCGCCGCCGCCGACCCCCGGCTCCAGCGCGGCCTGGAGGCAGCCCGGAGCCGTCGGGCAGGCAGCTTCGACGCCTGGTCCGGCGGCGTGGACGCCCTCCCCGCGGAGCTGCGGGCGGGGGTCGACGCGCACCTGTCGGCGACCAAGCTGCAGGTCTGGGCTACCTGCCCCGCCCAGCACCTCTTCGGCACGGTCCTGCGGGTCCGACCGCTGGAGGACCGCGGCGCCGGCGACACCATCGACGCCCGAGACAAGGGCACCCTGGTGCACGACGTGCTGGAGACGCTGGTCCGCAGCCGGTTGCCCGAGGACGGCACGGCGGGCCTGGACCCGCAGCAGGAGTGGACCCCGGAGGACGTCGCCGAGGCTGTCGCGCTGCTGGAGGCCAAGGCCGCCGACCTCACCCAGCGGGGCCTGACCGGTCGCGAAATTCTGTGGGCGGCGCAGCTGTCCCGGTTGCGGCGGACCCTGCTCCGCATCCTCGCGGTCGACTCGGACCTGCGGCGCTCCCGCCGCTCCACCCCGGTCGCGACCGAGGCCGCCTTCGGACGCGACGGAGCCGACCCGCTCGTCGTCACCCTGCCCCGTCAGGGACAAGTGCCGTTCACGGGCTCCATCGACCGGGTGGACCGCACCGACGACGGTGATCTGGTCGTCATCGACTACAAGACCGGCAGCGGCAGCGGCTACGACGCCATCCCCAAGCACCCGTCGCTGGACGAGGCCGCCGACCTGGTCGACCGCGGCAAGAAGCTCCAGCTGCTGCTGTACGGCCTCGCCGCCCGCCAGCTCGAGGGGCTGCCGGAGGCGGCGGTGCAGGCCTGGTTCTGGTTCGTCGAGCAGGGCGCCCTGCAGCGGGGCGGCCCGGTCGGCGCCCACCAGGAGCGGCGCCTGCTGGAGGTCCTCGACGTCACCGTCGGGGGCATCCGCGACGGCGTATACCCCGCCCACCCCGGCCCCGAGTCGTGGCGGAGTAACAGGCAGGGCTGGGAGAACTGCACCTACTGCCCCTTCGACCGGGTCTGCCCCACCGGGCGCGCCGAGGCCTGGACCCGCCTCCGCACCGCGGCCCCGGTCCGCCCCTACGCCACGCTCGTCGACCCCGAGCCCGCCGCTGACCCCGCCACCCACCCCGCCGCTGATCGCGTCGTCGACCCGGAGGCCACCCTGTGA
- a CDS encoding UvrD-helicase domain-containing protein produces the protein MTDPSDHAARHRIRTDVAEVLFVEAGAGTGKTHALVDRVVELLATGHLTSTAGLAAITFTENAAAELRNRLREALATAAEGHLHGRDFDATERDRLLTAGHDLDDAVLTTLHGFASRILADAALEAGLPPGFSVAGALAGSDGAERSWEDFLDALLDDGAIREHLLRALTLGLTIDRLADVATALGASWDRLRDRPLVDRPAPPIGVEEIAAPLRRALRDPDAWPDDKLAAHLRSTVAPLLNDLTGLTDPLDLLERLTTVNLPSGNKGTGLDWARAGLDKQAIVADLKEADAARAAVLQTVGAAATEALTARVQDWLLAESERRRDTGELDYHDLLVLARDVLRDDPEVRARLHARWPALLVDEFQDTDRLQVEIAYLLAGDPGGLGSDWSQTQVEGARLFFVGDPKQSIYRFRGADVTLFNAVGARHAAGPRLEVNFRSVPGVLTAANTAFRTLFDPGDGIVYADLLPSRTAVDDVPPVLLLGGPQAGVKAKDLRLAEATHLADVMVRAKGRWQVRDGRPARYQDMAVLLPTRASLPALERALQERQVPYRIESRSLVWGTDAVRGLVTLLQAVDDPADEVALLASLRHPGLACSDVDLVTWRAAGGRWSLFADVPAGLEGHPVAAALATLRGWHDQRWWVPVNQLLDAITRELRLVELTTVEDRPRDHWRRLRFLVDQARAWCDSGGSGLGRFVAWAVRQIAEDADVLETVVPEPDDDAVRILTIHGAKGLEFPITMVAGLGSIVTRQDTVLWTDDGPQIRLKTGLLETSGYAQAVTQEKLARRQEDIRLLYVAATRAEDHLVLGCYHSPPKGAEAQRSSAQQLWGLLADEGIARRELQPPNGAPAVPSPAEPAHLAVAHDPLPDRVVFLEGRADLLEDLATRVATSPTSLTVAAADPEPDKEAPEDIAPVVRRGSSRGAAIGTATHRVLELLPSLTAATTAQVAGLSRLACAEADIPDLESDVAGRVWSALESPSLTEALTDDARALREVYLVVRDADRFLEGYIDLLVDSKDRGLTVLDYKTDRAVTAEEVAAKQARYGPQLDAYARAVEQVTGTAPSSTGLVFARPGGRLPENP, from the coding sequence GTGACCGACCCCTCCGACCACGCCGCCCGCCACCGCATCCGCACCGACGTCGCCGAGGTCCTGTTCGTGGAGGCCGGAGCCGGCACCGGCAAGACCCACGCTCTCGTCGACCGGGTGGTGGAGCTGCTCGCGACCGGGCACCTCACCTCGACCGCCGGGCTCGCAGCCATCACGTTCACGGAGAACGCGGCCGCCGAGCTCCGCAACCGGCTCCGGGAGGCCCTGGCCACCGCGGCGGAGGGTCACCTGCACGGCCGCGACTTCGACGCCACGGAGCGGGACCGGCTCCTCACCGCGGGCCACGACCTCGACGACGCGGTCCTCACCACCCTGCACGGCTTCGCCTCGCGCATCCTGGCCGACGCCGCGCTGGAGGCCGGGCTGCCGCCGGGCTTCTCCGTCGCCGGTGCCCTGGCCGGCAGCGACGGCGCCGAACGGTCCTGGGAGGACTTCCTCGACGCCCTCCTGGACGACGGGGCGATCCGGGAGCACCTGCTCCGCGCCCTGACCCTGGGGCTCACGATCGACAGGCTCGCCGATGTCGCCACCGCGCTCGGCGCGTCCTGGGACCGGCTGCGCGACCGGCCACTCGTCGACAGGCCCGCCCCGCCGATCGGCGTCGAGGAGATCGCCGCACCGCTGCGCCGAGCGCTCCGTGACCCCGACGCCTGGCCGGACGACAAGCTCGCCGCGCACCTGCGGTCCACCGTCGCGCCCCTGCTCAATGACCTAACCGGCTTGACCGACCCCCTCGACCTGCTCGAACGGCTCACCACCGTGAATCTCCCCTCCGGCAACAAGGGCACTGGCCTTGACTGGGCCCGCGCCGGCCTGGACAAGCAGGCGATCGTCGCGGATCTGAAAGAGGCCGACGCCGCCCGCGCGGCCGTGCTCCAGACGGTCGGCGCCGCCGCCACCGAGGCCCTGACGGCGCGGGTGCAGGACTGGCTCCTCGCGGAGTCCGAGCGCCGCCGAGACACCGGCGAGCTGGACTACCACGACCTGCTGGTGCTGGCCCGCGACGTGCTCCGCGACGACCCCGAGGTGCGCGCACGGCTGCACGCCCGCTGGCCGGCGCTGCTCGTCGACGAGTTCCAGGACACCGACCGGCTGCAGGTCGAGATCGCCTATCTGCTCGCCGGCGACCCCGGCGGGCTCGGGTCGGACTGGAGCCAGACCCAGGTCGAGGGCGCGCGGCTGTTCTTCGTCGGGGACCCCAAGCAGTCGATCTACCGGTTCCGCGGCGCGGACGTCACCCTGTTCAACGCCGTCGGGGCGCGTCACGCGGCCGGGCCCCGGCTGGAGGTCAACTTCCGGAGCGTGCCCGGCGTCCTGACCGCGGCCAACACCGCCTTCCGCACCCTGTTCGACCCCGGCGACGGCATCGTGTACGCCGACCTGCTGCCCTCCCGGACGGCCGTCGACGACGTTCCTCCGGTGCTGCTGCTCGGCGGACCGCAAGCTGGCGTGAAGGCCAAGGACCTGCGGCTCGCCGAAGCAACCCACCTGGCCGACGTCATGGTGCGCGCAAAGGGGCGGTGGCAGGTCCGCGACGGCCGGCCGGCGCGCTATCAGGACATGGCGGTGCTACTGCCGACCCGCGCCTCGCTGCCCGCGCTGGAGCGTGCGCTGCAGGAGCGCCAGGTGCCTTACCGGATCGAGAGCCGCTCCTTGGTGTGGGGTACCGACGCAGTCCGCGGCCTCGTCACCCTGCTCCAGGCCGTCGACGACCCGGCCGACGAGGTCGCCCTGCTGGCCTCGCTCCGCCACCCCGGGCTGGCCTGCTCCGACGTCGACCTGGTGACCTGGCGGGCGGCCGGCGGTCGCTGGTCGCTCTTCGCCGACGTCCCCGCGGGTCTGGAAGGGCACCCGGTCGCCGCGGCCCTGGCGACGTTGCGCGGCTGGCACGACCAGCGGTGGTGGGTGCCGGTCAACCAGCTCCTCGACGCGATCACCCGCGAGCTGCGGCTGGTGGAGCTCACGACCGTCGAGGACCGGCCCCGCGACCACTGGCGGCGGCTGCGGTTCCTCGTCGACCAGGCGCGCGCCTGGTGCGACAGCGGGGGGTCCGGCCTGGGGCGGTTCGTCGCCTGGGCCGTCCGGCAGATCGCCGAGGACGCCGACGTGCTGGAGACCGTCGTCCCCGAGCCCGACGACGACGCCGTCCGCATCCTCACGATCCACGGCGCGAAGGGGCTGGAGTTCCCCATCACCATGGTCGCCGGGCTGGGGAGCATCGTCACCCGGCAGGACACCGTCCTGTGGACCGACGACGGACCGCAGATCCGCCTCAAGACCGGTCTGCTGGAGACCAGCGGGTACGCGCAGGCGGTCACCCAGGAGAAGCTGGCTCGCCGCCAGGAGGACATCCGGCTGCTGTACGTGGCCGCGACCCGCGCCGAGGACCACCTCGTACTGGGCTGCTACCACTCGCCCCCGAAGGGGGCAGAGGCTCAGCGGTCGTCGGCCCAGCAGCTCTGGGGACTGCTGGCCGACGAGGGCATCGCCCGCCGGGAGCTCCAGCCCCCGAACGGGGCGCCCGCCGTACCCTCCCCCGCCGAGCCCGCGCACCTGGCCGTCGCCCACGATCCCCTGCCGGACCGGGTCGTGTTCCTAGAAGGGCGCGCCGACCTGCTCGAGGACCTGGCGACCCGGGTGGCCACGAGCCCTACCTCCCTCACCGTCGCCGCCGCGGACCCCGAGCCGGACAAGGAGGCGCCGGAGGACATCGCGCCGGTGGTGCGCCGCGGGTCCAGTCGCGGGGCCGCGATCGGCACCGCCACCCACCGGGTGCTGGAGCTCCTGCCGAGCCTCACCGCCGCGACCACGGCCCAGGTGGCGGGCCTGAGCCGGCTCGCGTGCGCCGAGGCCGACATCCCGGACCTGGAGTCCGACGTGGCCGGGCGGGTGTGGTCGGCGCTGGAGTCACCCTCGCTCACCGAGGCGCTGACCGACGACGCCCGCGCCCTGCGCGAGGTCTACCTCGTGGTGCGCGACGCAGACCGTTTCCTCGAGGGGTACATCGACTTGCTCGTCGACTCGAAGGACCGTGGTCTCACTGTCCTGGACTACAAGACCGACCGCGCCGTGACGGCGGAGGAGGTCGCGGCTAAGCAGGCCCGGTACGGCCCCCAGCTCGACGCCTACGCCCGTGCCGTCGAGCAGGTCACCGGGACGGCGCCGAGCTCGACGGGGCTCGTGTTCGCCCGCCCCGGAGGGCGCCTACCCGAGAACCCCTGA
- a CDS encoding macro domain-containing protein yields the protein MRIFVVRGDITQQSVDAVVTAGNRSLRGGSGVNGAVHAAAGPRLLAASRALAPCPPGQAVVTPAFDLATARWVIHAVGPKYRGPQDAVTLASAYAAALARADDVGARSVAFPSISTGVYGYPAEEAARVSVGALRGATTAVETVLLVAFGAEMAELWEQALDGP from the coding sequence ATGAGGATCTTCGTCGTCCGGGGCGACATCACCCAGCAGAGCGTCGACGCGGTCGTGACCGCCGGCAACCGGTCGCTGCGCGGCGGGAGCGGTGTGAACGGTGCCGTTCATGCCGCGGCGGGACCCCGGCTGCTGGCCGCCTCACGCGCGCTGGCCCCCTGCCCGCCCGGGCAGGCCGTCGTCACACCGGCCTTCGACCTCGCGACCGCCCGCTGGGTGATCCATGCCGTCGGCCCGAAGTACCGGGGGCCGCAGGACGCGGTGACGCTCGCCTCGGCGTACGCGGCGGCGCTCGCGCGGGCGGACGACGTCGGCGCCCGGTCGGTGGCGTTCCCCTCCATCTCGACGGGCGTCTACGGCTACCCGGCCGAGGAGGCGGCACGCGTGTCGGTCGGGGCGCTGCGCGGGGCGACGACTGCGGTGGAGACGGTGCTGCTGGTTGCGTTCGGCGCCGAGATGGCCGAGTTGTGGGAGCAGGCGCTGGACGGACCGTAG
- a CDS encoding PGN_0703 family putative restriction endonuclease, whose amino-acid sequence MTYTEHEKVRAATWKARTATLPFAAKLPAGYVHQNGTTSATQHHYCLPAAYAEHSLLEAVREPALALFDELDIPWHAGVGDGPSNHLLSSQVQCVNAPMPMVHDPARVVRAFGDLLGIEEVLQVEPGRYLTFEYIGPTDYFGEVPDGQRVRGARCTSIDAAFLHRARDGAVELVLVEWKYTESYRLRRPDPAKDKVRERRYERAVADPEGPVRGDLLPFDLLLDEPVYQLVRQQLLAHALEQDHAEGADRVRVLHVLHPGNEEYQQSLHRPEQRALGRTVGEVWQRLLRRTDRFTSLDPRLFLDQEVTSREYLLRYAEDVIHDEVDLLEAFDLERADDLEDVLYADHEFDGNVLVTDEGVELFVGRDSIGWTYPFTATELRDLADEQALAEEMVTDVDVDEDELTCPRCGHSPLLRVMYGMPAGPPPPDVILGGCVVLPDPPRHGCPSCDWIGSPDDPPDRSRSAPGGAE is encoded by the coding sequence ATGACATACACCGAGCACGAGAAGGTCCGCGCCGCGACGTGGAAGGCCCGCACGGCCACCCTGCCGTTCGCGGCGAAGCTGCCTGCCGGCTACGTCCACCAGAACGGGACCACCAGCGCGACGCAGCACCACTACTGCCTCCCCGCCGCCTACGCCGAGCACTCGCTGCTCGAGGCGGTCCGGGAGCCGGCGCTGGCGCTGTTCGACGAGCTGGACATCCCGTGGCACGCCGGCGTCGGCGACGGTCCAAGCAACCACCTGCTGTCCTCGCAGGTGCAGTGCGTCAACGCACCGATGCCGATGGTGCACGACCCGGCACGCGTCGTCCGAGCGTTCGGCGACCTGCTCGGCATCGAGGAGGTGCTGCAGGTCGAGCCCGGCCGCTACCTCACCTTCGAATACATCGGGCCCACGGACTACTTCGGAGAGGTGCCCGACGGGCAACGGGTCCGCGGCGCCCGCTGCACCAGCATCGACGCCGCCTTCCTGCACCGGGCGCGGGACGGGGCGGTGGAGCTCGTGCTGGTGGAGTGGAAGTACACCGAGTCCTACCGGCTTCGGCGACCTGACCCCGCCAAGGACAAGGTCCGCGAGCGACGGTACGAGCGCGCGGTCGCCGACCCGGAAGGTCCGGTCCGCGGGGACCTGCTGCCGTTCGACCTGCTGCTGGACGAGCCCGTCTACCAGCTGGTCCGGCAGCAGCTGCTCGCCCATGCCCTCGAGCAGGACCACGCCGAGGGCGCCGACCGGGTCCGTGTCCTCCACGTCCTGCACCCGGGCAACGAGGAATACCAGCAGTCCCTGCACCGGCCGGAGCAGCGGGCCCTCGGTCGCACCGTCGGCGAGGTGTGGCAGCGGCTGCTGCGGCGGACCGACAGGTTCACGTCGCTGGACCCGCGTCTCTTCCTCGACCAGGAGGTGACGTCGCGGGAGTACCTGCTCCGCTACGCCGAGGACGTGATCCACGACGAGGTGGACCTGCTCGAGGCGTTCGATCTCGAGCGCGCCGACGATCTGGAGGACGTCCTGTACGCCGACCACGAGTTCGACGGCAACGTCCTGGTCACCGATGAAGGGGTCGAACTCTTCGTCGGGCGGGACAGCATCGGCTGGACCTACCCGTTCACGGCCACCGAGCTGCGTGACCTCGCTGACGAGCAGGCGTTGGCCGAAGAGATGGTCACGGACGTGGACGTGGACGAGGACGAGCTCACCTGCCCGCGATGCGGGCACTCCCCACTCCTCCGGGTGATGTACGGCATGCCGGCCGGCCCGCCGCCGCCGGACGTCATCCTGGGCGGCTGCGTCGTCCTCCCCGACCCTCCTCGCCACGGCTGCCCCAGCTGCGACTGGATCGGGTCCCCCGACGACCCGCCGGACAGGTCTCGGTCGGCACCTGGCGGCGCCGAATGA